The following are encoded together in the Synchiropus splendidus isolate RoL2022-P1 chromosome 7, RoL_Sspl_1.0, whole genome shotgun sequence genome:
- the ehmt1a gene encoding histone-lysine N-methyltransferase EHMT1a, producing the protein MEPSGAGPALGPGAEKPALTPAGAKNQGGSRLKVKPKSGPRGVGPVGKGPKLRPAVGKLLVAPGSWTAGTLGHLGSPSPVQVRLETGPLQRPAVDPPSAKPAVRKMVKDNQKQKDPQPDEGGKEKLQEALSPDKPQPSTKKKKRKMGQYDLIPKKKCKPGALQVQVEQRENPAVSPEDRQAPPEETQVGPSEAVKEPAHESGPEAQTERPCGQFEYTELALECLDLKAQERLLSPQQSGLPALSDATESDLAEELPLCCCRMETPNTKGVLTAPDQTCMAMESRDGMLSRCQKTVTKQEMMRPSNAVHLLVLCDDHRAGMVKHQCCPGCGLFCKAGTFMECRPYGTISHRFHSDCASVLKDRRFCPHCGEEASDRNKVVVPNPESSPSVPRSDRESRLPAVPPVASLPSVSTSPAVPQILRAKKSCEPLRSREQSPTRSKDEDNGAPKESLESILMALDDDTLKPSKKVKYPSRQLYVSAKQGELQKVIHLLVEGQDPNFVMDGQSKRRPLHEAAAEGHQEVCHMLVQAGANLEMCDEDYRTPLMAACESNQVDTVKYLIRAGAAINHKDIMGFSSLHLAAKLGHYEVVEVLLSKASKYINCQDDGGWTPITWAIEYKHKEVFKLLLAKGADVNVRDKEQNVALHWAALAGCDDILLALLEARGDLNAINIHEDTPLHVAARENNLECVTLLLSRGADVLLKNKEGHTPLECCVYGSKGWVEVYTSRKLLDARRSREKLGEQVLSRDISRGYEAVPIMCVNGVDSEPYPSSFKYIPESCVTSTINVNKDITHLQHCSCTDDCSSATCTCGQLSLRCWYDDEGRLPPDFCQREPPVLFECNHACSCWRTCRNRVVQNGLRVRLQLFRTRTMGWGVRAMQDVPQGTFICEYVGEIITDAEADKRDDDSFLFTLDNKVGDVYCVDARLFGNISRFINHLCEPNLLAVRVFTMHQDLRFPRVAFFSSRDIKSGEQLGLDYGDNYWKVKRKYFSCQCGSVRCRHSSSS; encoded by the exons ATGGAGCCAAGTGGTGCCGGGCCGGCACTTGGACCTGGCGCAGAGAAACCCGCGTTGACCCCCGCAGGAGCGAAGAACCAGGGCGGTTCGCGACTGAAAGTTAAACCCAAGTCTGGTCCGAGAGGTGTCGGTCCGGTCGGGAAAGGACCCAAACTGAGGCCAGCCGTTGGGAAACTGTTGGTTGCACCGGGGAGTTGGACTGCGGGCACGTTAGGCCACCTCGGTTCTCCAAGCCCGGTTCAGGTCCGGCTCGAAACAGGTCCCCTTCAGAGGCCAGCTGTGGATCCACCTTCAGCCAAG CCGGCTGTGAGGAAGATGGTGAAAGACAACCAAAAGCAGAAGGACCCTCAGCCAGATgaaggaggaaaagagaaaCTTCAAGAAGCTCTCAGCCCTGACAAACCTCAGCCAT ccaccaagaagaagaagaggaagatggggCAGTACGACCTGATTCCTAAGAAGAAATGCAAACCTGGTGCACTGCAG GtgcaggtggaacagagggAGAACCCTGCCGTCAGTCCTGAGGACCGTCAGGCTCCACCTGAGGAGACTCAAGTTGGACCGAGTGAGGCCGTCAAAGAACCGGCCCACGAAAGCGGGCCGGAGGCACAGACTGAGCGACCGTGCGGCCAGTTTGAATACACGGAACTGGCGCTGGAATGTCTGGACCTCAAGGCTCAGGAGAGGCTCCTCTCCCCGCAGCAGTCAG GTCTGCCTGCGCTGAGTGACGCCACAGAGAGCGACCTGGCAGAAGAGTTACCGCTCTGCTGCTGCCGCATGGAGACGCCCAACACCAAAGGGGTTCTGACTGCGCCGGACCAGACCTGCATGGCCATGGAGAGCCGAGATGGAATG CTCAGTCGCTGCCAGAAAACGGTTACGAAGCAGGAAATGATGCGACCTTCCAATGCAGTACACCTGCTGGTGTTGTGCGACGATCACCGGGCGGGCATGGTGAAGCACCAGTGCTGCCCCGGCTGCGGCCTGTTCTGCAAGGCG GGAACGTTCATGGAATGCCGTCCGTACGGGACCATCTCCCACCGCTTCCACAGTGACTGCGCCTCCGTCCTGAAGGACCGCAGGTTCTGCCCCCACTGTGGCGAGGAGGCCAGCGACAGAAACAAGGTCGTGGTGCCCAACCCCGAGTCGTCGCCGTCGGTGCCGCGGTCGGACCGAGAGTCCCGCCTCCCTGCTGTGCCTCCTGTCGCCTCACTGCCTTCAGTGTCCACCTCTCCTGCTGTTCCTCAGATCCTCAGAGCCAAGAAGTCTTGTGAGCCTCTGAGGAGCCGGGAGCAGAGCCCAACCAG ATCGAAGGACGAAGATAATGGAGCGCCGAAAGAGTCTCTGGAAAGCATCCTGATGGCACTGGATGATGACAC GCTGAAACCATCAAAGAAGGTGAAGTATCCCAGCAGGCAGCTCTACGTCTCTGCCAAACAAGGCGAGCTCCAGAAAGTCATTCACCTCCTGG TTGAAGGTCAGGACCCTAACTTTGTGATGGACGGTCAGAGCAAAAGAAGGCCTCTtcatgaagctgctgctgagggcCACCAGGAGGTCTGCCACATGCTGGTCCAG GCAGGAGCCAACTTGGAGATGTGTGACGAGGACTACAGAACACCTCTGATGGCAGCGTGTGAAAGCAACCAAGTGGACACAGTCAAATACCTCATCAGAGCTGGTGCCGCCATAAACCACAAG GACATCATGGGTTTCTCTTCACTTCATCTGGCTGCGAAACTGGGGCATTATGAAGTGGTGGAGGTGCTGCTCTCCAAGGCCTCCAAGTACATCAACTGCCAG gatgACGGGGGGTGGACCCCCATCACCTGGGCCATTGAGTACAAGCACAAGGAAGTGTTCAAGCTGCTGCTGGCCAAGGGGGCGGACGTCAACGTCAGAGACAAG GAGCAAAATGTCGCCCTCCACTGGGCAGCTTTGGCTGGCTGTGATGACATCTTACTGGCCCTACTGGAGGCTCGCGGTGACCTCAACGCCATCAATATTCATGAAGACACGCCGCTGCATGTGGCTGCCAGAGAGAACAACCTGGAGTGTGTGAC GTTGTTGCTGTCTCGTGGAGCTGACGTCCTCCTGAAGAACAAGGAGGGACACACACCGCTAGAGTGCTGTGTGTATGGCTCCAAGGGTTGGGTGGAGGTATACACCAGCCGCAAGCTGCTGGATGCCCGGAGGAGTCGGGAGAAGCTGGGAGAGCAAGTGCTGAGCAG GGATATTTCTCGAGGGTATGAGGCGGTTCCGATCATGTGTGTCAACGGGGTGGACAGTGAGCCGTACCCCAGCTCATTTAAGTACATTCCAGAGAGCTGCGTCACCTCCACCATCAACGTCAACAAAGACATCACTCACCTCCAG CACTGCAGCTGCACCGACGATTGCTCCTCGGCCACTTGCACGTGTGGTCAGTTAAGTCTGCGGTGCTGGTACGACGAT GAGGGTCGACTCCCCCCCGACTTCTGTCAGCGGGAGCCCCCTGTGCTCTTTGAGTGCAACCACGCCTGCTCGTGTTGGAGGACCTGCCGGAACAGAGTGGTGCAGAATGGACTCAG AGTGCGGCTGCAGCTCTTCCGGACGAGGACGATGGGCTGGGGCGTGAGAGCCATGCAGGACGTCCCTCAGGGGACCTTCATTTGCGA GTACGTGGGCGAGATCATCACAGACGCCGAGGCTGACAAGAGAGACGACGACTCCTTCCTCTTCACGCTGGACAACAAG GTGGGGGACGTTTACTGCGTCGACGCCCGGCTCTTTGGCAACATCAGCCGATTCATCAACCACCTGTGCGAGCCCAACCTCCTGGCCGTCAGGGTCTTCACCATGCACCAGGACCTGCGCTTCCCCCGGGTGGCCTTCTTCTCCAGCAGGGACATCAAGAGTGGCGAGCAGCTGGG ACTGGAC
- the arrdc1a gene encoding arrestin domain-containing protein 1a: MGKIQKFTIAFDQSKDVYTPGESISGTVSIAAAQALVCKAIKVNCNGFCGITSKVNDTDWTVEEQYFNSTVSLADKGTLKEGEHTFPFKFLIPAAAPTSFEGKYGRIVYRVRAFIDTPRFAKDYSTEKPFYLLRLLNLNEVPDIWEASSSAVKQQFTYMLMKTGTVVLKAETDMKGYTPGQNIQVTAHVHNQSGKSTGNISASLVQRVTYETKKPTHDLRTIAEVQGGAVKGGKEVEWKDQIIVPSLPQSSQAGCDLIKIEYFVQVSLKSPDVLLTLPICIGNVSLDKKRKPSKPEAPASSSASAEAPAPDASATTPTLPPRPAPKPAPRPTPRSRTSSHISPSAPPVDYLPAAEGQTPAAEECPNKRQSQLVSPNAFSYAPGLFFPHGEQPNGPSASRRSAGANGSSGATSLYPALGSTPQPPNYETSPFPQEAPPSYDESCNT, encoded by the exons ATGGGGAAGATTCAAAAGTTTACCATCGCGTTTGACCAGAGCAAGGACGTGTACACGCCTGGAGAGTCGATATCGGGGACGGTGAGCATCGCCGCGGCCCAGGCGCTGGTGTGTAAAG CTATTAAGGTGAACTGCAATGGCTTCTGTGGGATCACCAGTAAGGTCAATGACACAGATTGGACAGTGGAGGAGCAGTACTTCAATAGCACGGTCTCCCTGGCAGACAAAG GAACCCTGAAGGAAGGAGAGCACACCTTTCCGTTCAAGTTCCTCATTCCAG ctgctgctccgacGTCTTTTGAGGGCAAATACGGAAGGATCGTGTACCGAGTGAGAGCTTTCATTGACACGCCGAGATTCGCCAAAGACTACAGCACGGAGAAACCGTTCTACCTGCTGCGCCTCCTCAACCTGAATGAAGTCCCAGACATATGG GAAGCCTCCTCTTCTGCGGTGAAACAGCAGTTCACCTACATGCTCATGAAAACGGGCACTGTGGTCCTGAAGGCCGAGACGGACATGAAGGGTTACACTCCGGGTCAGAACATCCAGGTGACCGCCCACGTCCACAACCAGTCGGGGAAGAGCACCGGGAACATCTCAGCCAGCCTGGTGCAG AGAGTGACCTACGAGACCAAGAAGCCGACCCATGATTTGAGGACGATCGCGGAGGTGCAGGGCGGCGCAGTGAAAGGCGGCAAAGAGGTGGAGTGGAAGGACCAGATCATCGTGCCCTCTCTGCCTCAGTCCTCCCAGGCCGGCTGTGACCTCATCAAGATTGAATATTTCGTTCAG GTCAGCCTGAAGTCCCCAGATGTCCTGTTGACGTTACCGATCTGCATTGGCAACGTCTCTCTGGACAAAAAGCGAAAGCCATCAAAGCCTGAGGCTCCTGCTTCGTCCTCCGCTTCCGCAGAGGCGCCAGCCCCCGACGCCTCCGCCACCACGCCGACTCTTCCTCCCCGTCCTGCCCCGAAACCTGCTCCCCGCCCCACTCCTCGATCCAGGACTTCTAGTCACATTTCCCCCAGTGCGCCCCCTGTGGATTACCTCCCGGCCGCCGAGGGCCAGACTCCGGCAGCAGAGGAGTGCCCCAACAAGCGGCAGTCACAGCTGGTGTCGCCAAACGCTTTCAGCTACGCCCCCGGCCTTTTCTTCCCGCACGGCGAGCAGCCCAACGGGCCCAGTGCGAGTAGGAGATCAGCCGGAGCCAACGGGTCCTCGGGTGCTACTTCGCTCTACCCGGCGCTCGGCTCAACGCCGCAGCCTCCCAACTACGAAACCTCACCCTTCCCTCAAG AGGCTCCTCCTTCTTATGATGAAAGCTGCAACACATAA
- the nelfb gene encoding negative elongation factor B: MDKKMFAGLPELGISNGEDLKETLTNCSEPLKAIDQFQMENGILLPTLQSALPFLDLHGTPRLEFHQSVFDELRDKLMERVATIAEGKDNERYGKLEELLEKSFPLVRMPSIQPVVMQVLKYLPKVPEKKLKFVMADKELYKVCAVEVKRQIWQDNQALFGDEVSPLLKQYIVEKEAALFSSDLSILHNFFSPSPKARRQNEVVLKLTQMIGKNVKLYDMVLQFLRTLFLRTRNVHYCTLRAELLMSLHDLDIGEICSVDPCHKFTWCLDACIREKFVDGKRARELQGFLDGVKKGQEQVLGDLSMILCDPFACNTLVLSIMRNLQELLSQDSLPRESPDLMLLLRMLTLGQGAWDMIDSQVFKEPRLDLDVVTRFLPSMMSVVVDDHTFNVEQKLPSEEKSSSSYPSTLPEAFTRYLQENKVACDMGLYYVLHIAKLRNKNALQRLLPSLVETYNDMAFTDVFLHLLTGHLTLLSDEFGTEEFCSVVFDSFLLTSYSSKENVHRHCLRLLLYLHHKVLPSYMETLMKTLEPPKQSSDPLKELYTQLTEKMAVQKKTPPPPEEAPALDLGLHPVTVPTTPSTPSTPL, encoded by the exons ATGGACAAGAAGATGTTTGCCGGGCTCCCGGAGCTCGGGATATCAAATGGAGAGGACCTGAAAGAAACTTTAACCAACTGCTCGGAACCCCTGAAAGCCATCGACCAGTTTCAG ATGGAAAACGGCATCCTGCTGCCGACGCTCCAGTCTGCTCTACCATTCCTGGACCTCCACGGAACTCCACGACTGGAGTTCCACCAGTCAGTGTTCGATGAGCTGCGGGACAAGTTGATGGAGCGTGTGGCCACCATTGCAGAGGGCAAGGACAATGAACG GTACgggaagctggaggagctgctggaaaAGAGCTTTCCTCTGGTCCGAATGCCCTCCATTCAGCCTGTGGTGATGCAGGTGCTGAAATATTTGCCCAAG GTCCCAGAAAAGAAGCTGAAGTTTGTGATGGCGGATAAGGAGCTGTATAAGGTCTGTGCGGTGGAGGTGAAGAGGCAGATCTGGCAGGACAACCAAGCGCTGTTCGGGGATGAAGTCTCCCCGCTGTTGAAGCAGTACATTGTGGAGAAGGAGGCGGCTCTCTTCAGCAGCGACCTCTCCATCCTACACAACTTCTTCAGTCCTTCTCCGAAAGCACGCAGACAGAACGAG GTGGTTCTGAAGTTGACCCAGATGATTGGGAAAAACGTGAAGCTTTACGACATGGTGCTGCAGTTTCTGCGGACGCTCTTCCTGCGAACACGGAACGTCCACTACTGCACCCTTCGCGCCGAGCTGCTGATGTCTCTCCATGACCTGGACATCGGGGAGATCTGCTCCGTGGACCCCTGCCACAAA TTCACTTGGTGTTTAGACGCCTGCATCCGTGAGAAGTTTGTGGATGGGAAGCGGGCCAGAGAGCTGCAGGGCTTCTTGGACGGAGTGAAGAAAGGACAGGAGCAGGTCCTGGG AGATCTGTCCATGATCCTGTGTGACCCCTTCGCCTGCAACACTCTGGTCTTGAGCATCATGAGGAACCTGCAGGAGCTTCTGAGCCAGGACTCCCTGCCCAGG GAAAGTCCAGACTTGATGCTTCTCTTGAGGATGCTGACTCTCGGCCAAGGAGCCTGGGACATGATTGACAGCCAGGTGTTCAAGGAGCCCCGTTTG GACCTGGACGTGGTCACCCGCTTCCTGCCTTCTATGATGTCTGTGGTGGTGGACGACCACACCTTCAACGTGGAGCAGAAGCTTCCCAGTGAGGAGAAGAGCTCTTCGTCCTACCCGAGCACGCTGCCCGAGGCCTTCACCAG GTACCTGCAAGAAAACAAAGTGGCCTGTGACATGGGCCTCTACTACGTCCTTCACATTGCCAAGCTGAGAAACAAGAACGCCCTGCAGAGATTACTGCCATCACTGG TGGAGACCTACAACGACATGGCCTTCACCGATGTCTTCCTGCACCTGCTGACCGGACACCTTACCCTCCTCTCAGACGAGTTTGGAACTGAAGAGTTCTGCTCCGTGGTCTTCGACAGCTTCCTCCTCACCTCGTATTCCAG CAAAGAGAACGTGCACAGACACTGCCTGCGACTGTTGCTCTACCTCCATCACAAGGTCCTGCCTTCCTACATGGAGACGCTGATGAAAACGCTTGAACCTCCAAAACAG AGCAGCGACCCGCTGAAGGAGCTGTACACCCAGCTGACGGAGAAGATGGCGGTCCAAAAGAAGACTCCTCCTCCGCCAGAAGAGGCGCCGGCTCTGGACTTGGGCCTGCATCCCGTCACCGTGCCCACCACCCCCTCCACTCCCAGCACCCCCCTCTAA
- the fgf17 gene encoding fibroblast growth factor 17 isoform X1 has protein sequence MMYGINRRCVYISFHFFVLCCHAQGENHPSPNFKQYVRTQGAVTDQLSRRQVRIYQLYSRTSGKHVQIHGKRVTATAEDGNVFARLFVETDTFGSRVRIRGAESGRYLCMNQKGKLIGKPRGRSRDCIFTEIVLENNYTAFQNVKYEGWYVAFTRKGRPIKASRTRENQREVHFIKRLHTGPPPFPNMEQNKHFEFIRFPSAHRAKRNRKSHSSS, from the exons ATGATGTACGGAATAAACCGGCGCTGCGTCTACAT ATCCTTCCACTTCTTCGTGCTGTGTTGCCACGCTCAG GGGGAGAATCACCCGTCTCCTAATTTTAAGCAGTACGTGAGGACGCAGGGCGCAGTGACGGACCAGCTCAGCCGCAGGCAGGTCCGGATCTACCAGCTCTACAGCCGAACCAGCGGGAAGCACGTTCAGATCCACGGCAAGCGGGTCACGGCCACCGCCGAGGATGGAAATGTCTTCG CGCGACTCTTTGTGGAGACGGACACGTTCGGGAGTCGAGTGCGGATACGTGGGGCTGAAAGTGGACGCTACCTCTGCATGAACCAAAAGGGGAAACTGATTGGAAAG CCCAGAGGCCGCAGCCGGGACTGCATCTTCACCGAGATCGTGCTGGAGAACAATTACACCGCCTTCCAAAACGTCAAGTACGAGGGCTGGTATGTGGCTTTCACGCGGAAGGGGAGGCCCATCAAAGCATCCCGGACTCGGGAGAACCAGAGGGAGGTCCACTTCATCAAGAGACTCCACACGGGCCCGCCCCCTTTCCCCAACATGGAGCAGAACAAACACTTTGAGTTCATTCGATTTCCATCCGCACATCGAGCAAAGCGGAACAGGAAATCCCACTCGTCTTCCTGA
- the fgf17 gene encoding fibroblast growth factor 17 isoform X4, producing MMYGINRRCVYISFHFFVLCCHAQGENHPSPNFKQYVRTQGAVTDQLSRRQVRIYQLYSRTSGKHVQIHGKRVTATAEDGNVFARLFVETDTFGSRVRIRGAESGRYLCMNQKGKLIGKRPQPGLHLHRDRAGEQLHRLPKRQVRGLVCGFHAEGEAHQSIPDSGEPEGGPLHQETPHGPAPFPQHGAEQTL from the exons ATGATGTACGGAATAAACCGGCGCTGCGTCTACAT ATCCTTCCACTTCTTCGTGCTGTGTTGCCACGCTCAG GGGGAGAATCACCCGTCTCCTAATTTTAAGCAGTACGTGAGGACGCAGGGCGCAGTGACGGACCAGCTCAGCCGCAGGCAGGTCCGGATCTACCAGCTCTACAGCCGAACCAGCGGGAAGCACGTTCAGATCCACGGCAAGCGGGTCACGGCCACCGCCGAGGATGGAAATGTCTTCG CGCGACTCTTTGTGGAGACGGACACGTTCGGGAGTCGAGTGCGGATACGTGGGGCTGAAAGTGGACGCTACCTCTGCATGAACCAAAAGGGGAAACTGATTGGAAAG AGGCCGCAGCCGGGACTGCATCTTCACCGAGATCGTGCTGGAGAACAATTACACCGCCTTCCAAAACGTCAAGTACGAGGGCTGGTATGTGGCTTTCACGCGGAAGGGGAGGCCCATCAAAGCATCCCGGACTCGGGAGAACCAGAGGGAGGTCCACTTCATCAAGAGACTCCACACGGGCCCGCCCCCTTTCCCCAACATGGAGCAGAACAAACACTTTGA
- the fgf17 gene encoding fibroblast growth factor 17 isoform X2: MMYGINRRCVYISFHFFVLCCHAQQYVRTQGAVTDQLSRRQVRIYQLYSRTSGKHVQIHGKRVTATAEDGNVFARLFVETDTFGSRVRIRGAESGRYLCMNQKGKLIGKPRGRSRDCIFTEIVLENNYTAFQNVKYEGWYVAFTRKGRPIKASRTRENQREVHFIKRLHTGPPPFPNMEQNKHFEFIRFPSAHRAKRNRKSHSSS; the protein is encoded by the exons ATGATGTACGGAATAAACCGGCGCTGCGTCTACAT ATCCTTCCACTTCTTCGTGCTGTGTTGCCACGCTCAG CAGTACGTGAGGACGCAGGGCGCAGTGACGGACCAGCTCAGCCGCAGGCAGGTCCGGATCTACCAGCTCTACAGCCGAACCAGCGGGAAGCACGTTCAGATCCACGGCAAGCGGGTCACGGCCACCGCCGAGGATGGAAATGTCTTCG CGCGACTCTTTGTGGAGACGGACACGTTCGGGAGTCGAGTGCGGATACGTGGGGCTGAAAGTGGACGCTACCTCTGCATGAACCAAAAGGGGAAACTGATTGGAAAG CCCAGAGGCCGCAGCCGGGACTGCATCTTCACCGAGATCGTGCTGGAGAACAATTACACCGCCTTCCAAAACGTCAAGTACGAGGGCTGGTATGTGGCTTTCACGCGGAAGGGGAGGCCCATCAAAGCATCCCGGACTCGGGAGAACCAGAGGGAGGTCCACTTCATCAAGAGACTCCACACGGGCCCGCCCCCTTTCCCCAACATGGAGCAGAACAAACACTTTGAGTTCATTCGATTTCCATCCGCACATCGAGCAAAGCGGAACAGGAAATCCCACTCGTCTTCCTGA
- the fgf17 gene encoding fibroblast growth factor 17 isoform X3, whose translation MMYGINRRCVYISFHFFVLCCHAQYVRTQGAVTDQLSRRQVRIYQLYSRTSGKHVQIHGKRVTATAEDGNVFARLFVETDTFGSRVRIRGAESGRYLCMNQKGKLIGKPRGRSRDCIFTEIVLENNYTAFQNVKYEGWYVAFTRKGRPIKASRTRENQREVHFIKRLHTGPPPFPNMEQNKHFEFIRFPSAHRAKRNRKSHSSS comes from the exons ATGATGTACGGAATAAACCGGCGCTGCGTCTACAT ATCCTTCCACTTCTTCGTGCTGTGTTGCCACGCTCAG TACGTGAGGACGCAGGGCGCAGTGACGGACCAGCTCAGCCGCAGGCAGGTCCGGATCTACCAGCTCTACAGCCGAACCAGCGGGAAGCACGTTCAGATCCACGGCAAGCGGGTCACGGCCACCGCCGAGGATGGAAATGTCTTCG CGCGACTCTTTGTGGAGACGGACACGTTCGGGAGTCGAGTGCGGATACGTGGGGCTGAAAGTGGACGCTACCTCTGCATGAACCAAAAGGGGAAACTGATTGGAAAG CCCAGAGGCCGCAGCCGGGACTGCATCTTCACCGAGATCGTGCTGGAGAACAATTACACCGCCTTCCAAAACGTCAAGTACGAGGGCTGGTATGTGGCTTTCACGCGGAAGGGGAGGCCCATCAAAGCATCCCGGACTCGGGAGAACCAGAGGGAGGTCCACTTCATCAAGAGACTCCACACGGGCCCGCCCCCTTTCCCCAACATGGAGCAGAACAAACACTTTGAGTTCATTCGATTTCCATCCGCACATCGAGCAAAGCGGAACAGGAAATCCCACTCGTCTTCCTGA